The Pseudomonas asiatica genome has a segment encoding these proteins:
- a CDS encoding AI-2E family transporter produces the protein MANNDRLLVQILLLALLGAGLWVMAPFISALLWGAILAFASWPLMRLLTRALGGRETLAASLLTTAWILIVALPLVWLGFNLADHIRDATAFVRDVQVDGLPDAPAWLGGIPLVGERLVSWWQSLDQQGAALLASVKPHLGQVGNWLLARSAQIGSGVLELTLSLVFVFFFYRDGPRLSAFVLRLLHRLMGDRAEYYLELVAGTVQRVVNGVIGTAAAQGVLALIGFLIAGVPGAIVLGLVTFMLSLIPMGPPLAWIPATGWLVWKGEYGMAVFLGVWGTFIISGVDNVLKPYLISRGGNLPLVIVLLGVFGGLIAFGFIGLFIGPTLLAVGYSLLLDWSRNAAQQPPQR, from the coding sequence ATGGCTAACAATGACCGCTTGCTGGTCCAGATTCTGCTGCTGGCGCTGCTGGGTGCCGGCCTGTGGGTGATGGCACCTTTCATTTCAGCGCTGTTGTGGGGGGCCATCCTGGCCTTTGCCAGCTGGCCGTTGATGCGCTTGCTGACGCGTGCGCTGGGCGGGCGCGAAACCCTGGCAGCCAGCCTGCTGACCACTGCCTGGATCCTGATCGTGGCGCTGCCGCTGGTGTGGCTGGGGTTCAACCTGGCCGACCACATTCGCGATGCGACGGCGTTCGTGCGTGACGTGCAGGTGGACGGCCTGCCCGACGCCCCGGCGTGGCTGGGTGGCATCCCGTTGGTTGGCGAGCGCCTGGTCAGCTGGTGGCAATCGCTGGACCAGCAGGGCGCGGCCTTGCTGGCCTCGGTCAAGCCGCACCTGGGGCAGGTGGGCAACTGGTTGCTGGCGCGCAGCGCGCAGATCGGCAGCGGCGTGCTGGAGTTGACCCTCAGCCTGGTATTCGTGTTCTTCTTCTACCGCGACGGCCCGCGCTTGTCGGCGTTCGTCCTGCGCTTGCTGCACCGCCTGATGGGCGACCGTGCCGAGTACTACCTGGAACTGGTGGCCGGTACGGTGCAGCGGGTGGTCAACGGGGTGATCGGTACGGCCGCCGCGCAGGGCGTGCTGGCGTTGATCGGCTTCCTGATTGCCGGTGTGCCCGGGGCCATCGTGCTGGGGCTGGTGACCTTCATGCTCAGCCTGATCCCCATGGGCCCGCCACTGGCCTGGATCCCGGCCACGGGCTGGCTGGTATGGAAGGGCGAATACGGCATGGCGGTGTTCCTGGGGGTTTGGGGCACCTTCATCATCAGTGGCGTGGATAACGTGCTCAAACCGTACCTGATCAGCCGTGGCGGCAACCTGCCGCTGGTGATCGTGCTGCTGGGGGTATTCGGCGGTTTGATCGCCTTTGGCTTCATTGGCCTGTTCATCGGGCCGACCTTGCTGGCGGTCGGCTACAGCTTGCTGCTGGACTGGAGCCGCAACGCGGCGCAGCAGCCGCCCCAGCGGTAG
- the kdpB gene encoding potassium-transporting ATPase subunit KdpB: MNMPIPEVQTRHSAKDQTRFAALWRPALVQAFVKLDPRQLKRSPVMLVVALTAVLTTVLCFAPGSGVSTGVAVQIALWLWFTVLFANFAEALAEGRGKARADSLKAGSQGLTAQRRKRDGSYETVAASALRKDDVVRVVAGEMIPGDGEVLEGIAAVNEAAITGESAPVIRESGGDRSAVTGNTRLVSDWLLIRITSNPGESTLDRMIALVEGAKRQKTPNEIALDILLIGLTLIFLIVVVTLQPFAHFVGGSLPLIFLAALLVTLIPTTIGGLLSAIGIAGMDRLVRLNVIARSGRAVEAAGDVHTLMLDKTGTITFGNRRCSALHAAPGITARELGEGALLASLADDTAEGKSIVEYLRQLHDFVEPAAGQFEAVAFSAETRLSGIDLQQHRYRKGAVDAVLAFVGMQRLEMPLALAREVERIAQSGGTPLLVCIDKRLLGVIHLKDVVKPGIRERFAELRKLGIRTVMVTGDNPLTAAAIAAEAGVDDVLAEATPEKKLARIRQEQNDGRLVAMCGDGANDAPALAQADVGMAMNDGTQAAREAANMVDLDSDPTKLLDVVQVGKELLVTRGALTTFSIANDVAKYFAILPALFAAIYPQLGVLNLMHLASPQSAILSAIVFNALIIIVLIPLALRGVRVQAASAAHLLRRNLLIYGLGGIVVPFAGIKLIDLLLNALHLV; encoded by the coding sequence ATGAACATGCCCATTCCTGAAGTACAAACTCGGCATAGTGCCAAGGACCAGACCCGCTTCGCCGCGTTGTGGCGCCCGGCGCTGGTACAGGCATTCGTCAAGCTCGACCCGCGCCAGCTCAAGCGCTCGCCGGTGATGCTGGTAGTCGCACTGACTGCTGTGCTGACCACCGTCCTGTGCTTTGCCCCCGGCAGCGGCGTGAGCACCGGCGTTGCCGTGCAGATCGCCCTGTGGCTGTGGTTCACCGTGCTGTTCGCCAACTTCGCCGAGGCCCTTGCCGAAGGCCGTGGCAAGGCCCGCGCCGACAGCCTCAAGGCCGGCAGCCAGGGCCTGACCGCCCAGCGTCGCAAGCGCGATGGCAGCTACGAGACCGTCGCGGCCAGTGCGCTGCGCAAGGACGATGTGGTGCGCGTGGTGGCCGGCGAAATGATCCCCGGTGACGGCGAGGTGCTCGAAGGTATCGCTGCGGTCAACGAGGCCGCCATTACCGGCGAGTCCGCGCCGGTGATCCGCGAGTCCGGCGGCGACCGCTCGGCGGTGACCGGCAATACCCGGCTGGTCTCCGACTGGTTGTTGATCCGCATCACCAGCAACCCGGGCGAATCGACCCTCGACCGCATGATTGCCCTGGTCGAAGGCGCCAAGCGGCAGAAGACTCCGAACGAGATCGCCCTCGACATCCTGCTGATCGGCCTGACCTTGATCTTCCTGATCGTGGTGGTGACCCTGCAGCCGTTCGCCCACTTCGTCGGTGGCAGCCTGCCGCTGATCTTTCTCGCCGCATTGCTGGTGACGCTGATCCCCACCACCATCGGTGGCCTGCTGTCGGCCATCGGCATTGCCGGCATGGACCGGCTGGTGCGGCTGAACGTCATCGCCCGTTCCGGCCGCGCGGTGGAGGCGGCCGGTGATGTGCATACGCTGATGCTCGACAAGACCGGCACCATCACCTTCGGCAACCGCCGCTGCAGCGCCCTGCACGCCGCCCCGGGCATCACCGCCCGCGAGCTGGGGGAGGGCGCCTTGCTGGCCTCGCTGGCGGACGACACCGCCGAGGGCAAGTCGATCGTCGAGTACCTGCGCCAGTTGCATGACTTCGTCGAACCGGCCGCCGGGCAGTTCGAGGCGGTGGCGTTCAGCGCCGAGACGCGCCTCTCGGGCATCGACCTGCAGCAGCACCGCTACCGCAAGGGCGCCGTCGACGCCGTGCTGGCGTTCGTCGGCATGCAACGCCTGGAAATGCCCCTGGCACTGGCCCGTGAAGTGGAGCGCATTGCCCAGAGCGGCGGTACACCGCTGCTGGTGTGCATCGACAAGCGCCTGCTCGGCGTGATCCACCTCAAGGACGTGGTCAAGCCCGGCATCCGCGAGCGCTTTGCCGAGCTGCGCAAGCTGGGCATCCGCACGGTGATGGTGACCGGCGACAACCCGCTGACCGCCGCCGCCATCGCTGCCGAGGCCGGCGTGGATGACGTGCTGGCCGAGGCCACGCCAGAGAAGAAGCTGGCGCGCATCCGCCAGGAGCAGAACGACGGCCGCCTGGTGGCCATGTGCGGCGACGGCGCCAACGACGCCCCGGCACTGGCCCAGGCAGACGTGGGCATGGCCATGAACGACGGCACCCAGGCCGCGCGCGAGGCGGCCAACATGGTCGACCTGGACAGCGACCCGACCAAGTTGCTGGATGTGGTGCAGGTCGGCAAGGAGCTGCTGGTGACCCGCGGCGCGTTGACCACCTTCTCCATCGCCAACGATGTGGCCAAGTACTTCGCCATCCTGCCGGCGCTGTTCGCCGCCATCTACCCGCAGCTGGGCGTGCTCAACCTGATGCATTTGGCCAGCCCGCAGAGTGCGATTCTGTCGGCCATCGTGTTCAACGCGCTGATCATCATCGTGCTGATCCCGCTGGCGCTGCGCGGCGTGCGGGTGCAGGCGGCCAGCGCGGCACACCTGCTGCGGCGCAACCTGCTGATCTACGGGCTGGGTGGCATTGTCGTGCCGTTTGCCGGGATCAAGCTGATCGACCTGCTGCTCAATGCCCTGCACCTGGTCTGA
- a CDS encoding DUF4892 domain-containing protein has product MSAPVAIRNAFAACLVLASPVLWAGSLPVPVDAKVVDQRPAVEQERVYPMGPLRKISGRLRVEDKVESRGQVSSVTYELPVERTAREAFTSAREALQRDGGYPLFWCQGRDCGEASLWANDVFANARLNGGDEQQAFILLRRSAEQADTLVALYSVTRGNRRAYLHVEEFVAGSPLGELLPTAATVLREMRDTGKLDYPDLAAPQDAWANLLARSLNLDSTLRASLSGAQAEAWREALVKAGVRNGRLEVGSAPTDGLHLELIR; this is encoded by the coding sequence ATGAGCGCGCCTGTTGCCATCCGTAATGCCTTCGCTGCCTGCCTGGTGTTAGCCAGCCCCGTTTTGTGGGCCGGCAGCCTGCCGGTACCGGTGGACGCCAAGGTGGTCGACCAGCGCCCGGCCGTGGAGCAGGAGCGTGTCTACCCCATGGGCCCGCTGCGCAAGATCAGCGGCCGCCTGCGGGTCGAGGACAAGGTCGAAAGCCGTGGCCAGGTCAGCTCGGTAACCTACGAACTGCCGGTCGAGCGTACCGCCCGCGAAGCCTTCACCAGCGCTCGCGAAGCACTGCAGCGCGACGGTGGCTACCCGCTGTTCTGGTGCCAGGGCCGCGATTGCGGCGAGGCCAGCCTGTGGGCCAATGATGTGTTCGCCAATGCCCGCCTCAACGGCGGCGACGAGCAGCAGGCGTTCATCCTGCTGCGCCGCTCGGCGGAGCAGGCCGATACCCTGGTTGCGCTGTACAGCGTCACCCGCGGCAACCGCCGAGCCTACCTGCACGTGGAAGAGTTCGTCGCCGGCAGCCCGCTGGGCGAACTGCTGCCGACCGCCGCCACGGTGCTGCGCGAAATGCGCGACACCGGCAAGCTCGACTACCCTGACCTGGCCGCGCCGCAAGACGCCTGGGCGAACCTGCTGGCCCGCAGCCTGAACCTCGACAGCACCCTGCGTGCCAGCCTCAGTGGCGCCCAGGCTGAAGCCTGGCGCGAGGCGCTGGTCAAGGCGGGGGTGCGCAATGGCCGCCTCGAAGTCGGTAGCGCGCCTACCGACGGCCTGCACCTTGAACTGATCCGTTGA
- a CDS encoding response regulator, which produces MSQSATLLVIDDEPQIRKFLRISLASQGYKVLEAATGMEGLAQAALGKPDLVVLDLGLPDMDGQQVLRDLREWSAVPVLVLSVRASEVQKVDALDGGANDYVTKPFGIQEFLARVRALLRQVPQAGGSEVAASFGPLMVDFAFRRVTLDGVEVALTRKEYALLAQLAGHPGRVITQQQLLKDIWGPTHVDDTHYLRIVVGHLRQKLGDDPTAPRFIITEPGVGYRLVAPTM; this is translated from the coding sequence ATGAGTCAGTCCGCCACCCTTCTGGTCATCGACGATGAACCGCAGATCCGCAAGTTCCTGCGTATCAGCCTGGCCTCGCAAGGCTACAAGGTGCTCGAGGCCGCCACCGGCATGGAAGGGCTGGCCCAGGCGGCCTTGGGCAAGCCGGACCTGGTGGTGCTTGACCTGGGCCTTCCGGACATGGACGGACAGCAGGTACTGCGTGACCTGCGCGAATGGAGCGCGGTGCCGGTGCTGGTGTTGTCGGTGCGCGCCAGTGAAGTACAGAAGGTCGATGCGCTGGATGGTGGCGCCAACGACTATGTGACCAAGCCGTTCGGCATCCAGGAGTTTCTGGCGCGGGTGCGCGCCTTGCTGCGCCAGGTGCCGCAGGCCGGTGGCTCGGAAGTGGCGGCCAGTTTTGGGCCGCTGATGGTGGACTTTGCCTTTCGCCGGGTGACCCTGGATGGCGTGGAAGTGGCGCTGACCCGCAAGGAGTATGCGCTGCTGGCGCAACTGGCCGGGCACCCGGGGCGGGTGATTACCCAGCAGCAACTGCTCAAGGATATCTGGGGGCCTACCCATGTGGATGACACCCATTACCTGCGGATCGTGGTCGGGCATCTGCGGCAGAAGCTGGGCGATGACCCCACGGCGCCGCGGTTCATCATCACCGAGCCAGGGGTGGGGTACAGGTTGGTGGCGCCGACCATGTAA
- the kdpF gene encoding K(+)-transporting ATPase subunit F, producing the protein MNMLDGLSLLLAVALAFYLLVALLRADRS; encoded by the coding sequence ATGAACATGCTCGACGGGCTGTCACTGCTGCTGGCAGTGGCATTGGCGTTTTATCTGCTGGTGGCGCTGCTGCGCGCCGATCGCAGCTAG
- the kdpA gene encoding potassium-transporting ATPase subunit KdpA codes for MHSYDFALLLAFFAIVLLPAPWLGRFYFKVMEGQRTWLSPLLGPVEQTCYRLAGVRAGQEQNWQQYTLALLAFNLAGFLLLFAVLLLQGYLPFNPQHLPGQEWSLAFNTAVSFVTNTNWQAYSGEASVSYLSQMLGLTVQNFVSAATGLAVLVALCRGIARRSATTLGNFWVDMTRATLYGLLPLCLLLALLLVWQGVPQTLADYAHAVTLQGTEQTIPLGPAASQIAIKQLGTNGGGFFGVNSAHPFENPTAWSNLFEVASIILIPVALVFTFGHYVKDLRQSRAILACMLALFLIGGSTALWSEYQPNPALESAQVQQSAPMEGKESRFGTTGSVLWTVTTTSASNGSVNAMHDSLNPLTGMVAIVNMMVGEVIFGGVGAGLYGMLLFVLIAVFLAGLMIGRTPEYLGKKLQAREVQLLVATLLVMPVGVLVLGAIAASLPGPAGAVSNPGAHGFSQLLYAYTSGTANNGSAFAGFGANTVFHNLMIGLAMLVGRFGYILPVLALAGCLAAKKSAPQGLNSFPTHGPLFTGLLLVTILLVGGLTFLPTLALGPIAEHLSLGF; via the coding sequence ATGCACAGTTACGACTTCGCCTTGCTGTTGGCATTTTTCGCCATCGTGCTGCTACCGGCACCCTGGCTCGGGCGGTTCTACTTCAAGGTCATGGAAGGCCAGCGCACCTGGCTGTCGCCCCTGCTGGGCCCGGTCGAGCAAACCTGCTACCGGCTGGCGGGCGTGCGCGCCGGCCAGGAACAGAACTGGCAGCAGTACACCCTGGCCCTGCTGGCCTTCAACCTGGCCGGGTTCCTGCTGCTGTTCGCCGTGCTGCTGTTGCAGGGCTACCTGCCATTCAACCCGCAGCATCTGCCCGGCCAGGAATGGTCGCTGGCGTTCAATACCGCGGTCAGCTTCGTCACTAACACCAACTGGCAGGCCTACAGCGGTGAGGCATCGGTCAGCTACCTGAGCCAGATGCTCGGCCTGACCGTGCAGAACTTCGTCAGCGCTGCCACCGGCCTGGCCGTGCTGGTCGCCCTGTGCCGCGGCATCGCCCGGCGCAGCGCCACGACGCTGGGCAACTTCTGGGTCGACATGACCCGCGCCACCCTCTACGGCCTGCTGCCGCTGTGCCTGCTGCTGGCGTTGTTGCTGGTATGGCAGGGCGTACCGCAAACCTTGGCCGACTACGCCCACGCGGTCACCCTGCAAGGCACCGAGCAGACCATCCCGCTGGGCCCGGCCGCCAGCCAGATCGCCATCAAGCAGCTGGGTACCAACGGCGGTGGCTTCTTCGGGGTCAACTCGGCGCACCCGTTCGAAAACCCCACGGCCTGGAGCAACCTGTTCGAGGTGGCTTCGATCATCCTCATTCCGGTGGCGCTGGTGTTCACCTTTGGTCACTACGTGAAGGACCTGCGCCAGAGCCGCGCCATCCTCGCCTGCATGCTCGCCCTGTTCCTGATCGGCGGCAGCACGGCGTTGTGGTCCGAGTACCAGCCAAACCCGGCCCTCGAGAGCGCGCAGGTACAGCAAAGCGCGCCCATGGAGGGCAAGGAAAGCCGCTTCGGCACCACCGGTTCGGTGCTGTGGACAGTGACTACCACCTCCGCCTCCAACGGTTCGGTCAATGCCATGCACGACAGCCTCAACCCGCTGACCGGCATGGTGGCGATAGTCAACATGATGGTCGGTGAGGTGATCTTTGGCGGCGTTGGTGCAGGGCTGTACGGCATGCTGCTGTTCGTGCTGATCGCGGTGTTCCTGGCCGGGCTGATGATCGGCCGCACCCCGGAATACCTGGGCAAGAAGCTGCAGGCCCGCGAGGTGCAGTTGCTGGTGGCGACCCTGCTGGTGATGCCGGTCGGCGTGCTGGTGCTCGGCGCCATTGCCGCCAGCCTGCCGGGCCCGGCAGGTGCAGTCAGCAACCCGGGTGCGCATGGCTTCAGCCAGCTGCTGTATGCCTACACCTCGGGCACGGCCAACAACGGCTCGGCCTTTGCCGGCTTCGGTGCCAACACGGTGTTCCACAACCTGATGATCGGCCTGGCCATGCTTGTCGGCCGCTTCGGCTACATCCTGCCGGTGCTGGCGTTGGCCGGCTGCCTGGCGGCGAAGAAAAGCGCGCCCCAGGGGCTGAACAGCTTCCCCACCCATGGCCCGCTGTTTACCGGCCTGCTGTTGGTCACCATCCTGCTGGTCGGTGGCCTGACCTTCCTGCCGACCCTGGCCCTTGGGCCGATCGCCGAACACTTGAGCCTGGGTTTTTGA
- a CDS encoding DUF6708 domain-containing protein encodes MARPLLNPACPGWKEDLPDPYTVNSTEKYMGNQIPNHQCMTYLEIPRQSVSSRGVISTFAFLLCIFFAFSLYMMTLTLDPRNFKSLLLSISEVFLVSWLVTIGLRMDISPPRDEPIRFNRARQKIYAYNFKRQWWNPFDKGKVVPVSYDWSQVRAERWSQTGALPNGGVIFKWGVMLSIVAPGTNNVIDRFHLSTMGADQHAWAYICTYMQEGPSALPPPGPPKDHNDVLWCEFALRLAPRVEWPAEMDLESRTAP; translated from the coding sequence ATGGCCCGACCCTTATTAAATCCTGCCTGCCCGGGCTGGAAGGAAGACCTCCCCGACCCTTACACAGTCAACTCAACAGAAAAATACATGGGCAATCAAATACCTAACCATCAGTGCATGACTTACTTAGAGATTCCGCGACAAAGCGTATCCTCACGAGGGGTGATTTCAACCTTCGCCTTCCTCTTGTGCATATTTTTCGCCTTTAGCCTTTACATGATGACACTTACGCTCGATCCCCGAAATTTTAAATCGCTGCTGCTCTCAATATCTGAAGTCTTCTTGGTTAGCTGGCTGGTTACTATAGGCCTTCGCATGGATATTTCTCCACCTCGCGACGAACCCATCAGGTTCAACCGTGCGCGCCAGAAAATCTACGCCTACAACTTCAAACGCCAATGGTGGAACCCCTTCGACAAAGGCAAGGTCGTGCCGGTCAGTTACGACTGGTCCCAAGTCCGCGCCGAGCGCTGGTCACAAACCGGCGCCCTGCCAAACGGTGGGGTCATTTTCAAATGGGGTGTCATGCTGTCCATCGTCGCGCCGGGCACGAACAACGTCATCGACCGTTTTCACCTGAGTACGATGGGTGCCGACCAGCATGCCTGGGCCTACATCTGCACCTACATGCAGGAAGGCCCCTCAGCTCTGCCACCACCCGGCCCCCCCAAGGATCACAACGATGTGCTCTGGTGTGAGTTCGCCCTGCGCCTGGCACCCCGAGTAGAGTGGCCAGCGGAAATGGATCTGGAGTCGAGAACCGCCCCCTGA
- the kdpC gene encoding potassium-transporting ATPase subunit KdpC, translating into MNAYVRPALSLALLMTLVTGALYPLAVTGIAQVAFPSQANGSLVRDDRGQVRGSALIAQDFQGDGWFHARPSAGAYATVASGASNLSPSNPALAERVKGDAAALYQAQQGPVPQALLTTSGSGLDPHLPPEAVAYQIPRVAAARQLPVERLQGLLEEATLHPLIGPPVVNVLALNQALENLSH; encoded by the coding sequence ATGAATGCTTATGTACGCCCGGCATTGAGCCTGGCCCTGTTGATGACCCTGGTGACCGGCGCGCTGTATCCGTTGGCGGTGACCGGTATTGCCCAGGTGGCTTTCCCCAGCCAGGCCAATGGCAGCCTGGTGCGCGATGACCGGGGCCAGGTGCGCGGTTCGGCGCTGATCGCCCAGGATTTCCAGGGCGATGGCTGGTTTCACGCGCGGCCATCGGCAGGCGCCTACGCCACCGTGGCCAGCGGCGCCAGCAACCTGTCGCCGAGCAACCCGGCGCTGGCCGAGCGGGTCAAGGGCGATGCGGCTGCGTTGTACCAGGCGCAGCAGGGGCCGGTGCCCCAGGCGTTGCTCACCACCTCGGGCAGCGGCCTCGACCCGCACCTGCCGCCGGAGGCCGTGGCCTACCAGATCCCGCGGGTGGCGGCGGCACGGCAGTTGCCGGTGGAGCGCTTGCAAGGCTTGCTGGAAGAGGCCACCCTCCACCCATTGATCGGCCCGCCGGTGGTCAATGTGCTGGCCTTGAACCAGGCCTTGGAAAACCTCAGTCATTGA
- a CDS encoding sensor histidine kinase: MSDSARADALLATLPRSGRGRLKVFLGAAPGVGKTFAMLQAAHAQQRQGVQVLAGVVETHGRAETEVLLAGLQQQPLLRSQYRGVTLEEMDLDGLLKAAPALVLVDELAHTNAPGSRHAKRWQDVQELLAAGIDVYTTVNVQHLESLNDKVRDITGVQVRETLPDWVLQEAFELVLIDLPPRELLERLREGKVYVPEQARAAIDAFFSQTNLTALRELAMQTAAAQVDADLAHGYRQRGQEAPALRGRLLVGVDGDDQAERLVRHASRVAQRRHLPWSLVHVDNGRLRDETARQRLQAAQQLAERLGGEVVLLRAGEVVRTLIQHAAERRASLVLVGQSRDRLRRRLFGAGVAARLLRESHGLEINVLDRDAQPQAPRSAVQRVWVWRHYLLALLATVMAAGLAWAVSSVLALPNISLVFLAAVLLVAVRSSLGPALACAVLSFLTYDFLFIPPNLSFRIQREEDVLTLVFFLLMAALTGNLAARQRRQLQALRETQAQTSQLLDLSRRLTVATDRQAVFNAAGQHLDGWQDMQVCLLERNVEGQLQVASGEAHAFSDNERAAAEWAWQHGQAAGHGSDTLPNGRWWWWPLAVDEQPLALLGVRPRSGQPLSDPRRRLLTALGQPLAQALARARLAEQLEAARLHGETEQLRSALLASVSHDLRTPLTAMRGSIDSLLALGEAIPTADRRELLEGTRNEAERLDRYIQNLLDMTRLGHGGLKLARDWVAPADIVGSALNRLRAVLAPLRVHTDVPAELPLLFVHAALIEQALVNVLENAARFSPANGRLELQVSVQDARLCFAVSDQGPGIPVDDREKIFDMFYTAARGDRGGQGTGLGLAICQGMIGAHGGQILVGEGIDGQGTSITLCLPLPPQPETESETP; encoded by the coding sequence ATGAGTGACTCCGCCCGCGCAGACGCGCTGTTGGCTACCCTCCCGCGAAGCGGCCGGGGGCGGTTGAAGGTATTCCTTGGCGCCGCCCCCGGCGTCGGCAAGACCTTCGCCATGCTCCAGGCCGCCCACGCCCAGCAACGCCAGGGCGTGCAGGTGCTGGCCGGGGTGGTCGAAACCCATGGCCGTGCCGAAACCGAGGTATTGCTCGCTGGCCTTCAGCAGCAGCCCCTGCTGCGCAGCCAGTACCGCGGCGTCACCCTCGAGGAAATGGACCTCGACGGCCTGCTCAAGGCCGCGCCGGCCCTGGTGCTGGTCGACGAACTGGCCCACACCAATGCGCCCGGCAGCCGCCACGCCAAACGCTGGCAGGACGTACAGGAACTGCTGGCCGCCGGCATCGATGTGTACACCACGGTCAACGTCCAGCACCTGGAAAGCCTCAACGACAAGGTCCGCGACATTACCGGCGTGCAAGTGCGCGAAACCCTGCCGGACTGGGTACTGCAGGAAGCCTTCGAGCTGGTGCTGATCGACCTGCCACCCCGGGAGCTGCTCGAACGCCTGCGCGAAGGCAAGGTGTACGTGCCCGAGCAGGCGCGGGCCGCCATCGATGCGTTCTTCTCGCAAACCAACCTTACCGCCCTGCGCGAACTGGCCATGCAGACCGCCGCTGCCCAGGTGGATGCCGACCTGGCCCACGGTTATCGCCAACGCGGCCAGGAAGCCCCGGCCCTGCGTGGGCGCTTGCTGGTGGGCGTGGATGGCGACGACCAGGCGGAGCGTTTGGTGCGCCATGCCAGCCGCGTGGCGCAACGCCGCCACCTGCCCTGGAGCCTGGTGCACGTGGACAACGGCCGCCTGCGCGACGAAACCGCGCGCCAGCGCCTGCAAGCTGCCCAGCAACTGGCCGAACGCCTGGGCGGGGAGGTGGTACTGCTGCGTGCCGGCGAAGTGGTGCGCACGCTGATCCAGCATGCCGCCGAACGGCGGGCCAGCCTGGTGCTGGTCGGGCAGTCCCGCGACCGCCTGCGCCGGCGCCTGTTCGGTGCCGGTGTGGCCGCGCGGCTGCTGCGCGAAAGCCACGGCCTGGAAATCAACGTGCTGGACCGCGACGCGCAGCCGCAAGCGCCGCGTTCGGCGGTGCAGCGGGTGTGGGTCTGGCGCCATTACCTGCTGGCGCTGCTGGCAACGGTCATGGCCGCAGGCCTGGCCTGGGCGGTGTCGAGTGTGCTGGCCCTGCCCAACATCTCGCTGGTGTTCCTGGCCGCGGTGTTGCTGGTGGCGGTGCGCAGCAGCCTGGGGCCTGCGCTGGCCTGCGCGGTGCTGTCGTTCCTGACCTACGACTTCCTGTTCATCCCGCCCAACCTGTCGTTCAGGATCCAGCGCGAAGAAGACGTGCTGACCTTGGTGTTCTTCCTGTTGATGGCTGCACTCACCGGCAACCTGGCTGCCCGCCAGCGCCGCCAGTTGCAGGCGCTGCGCGAGACCCAGGCGCAGACCAGCCAGTTGCTCGACCTGTCGCGCCGGCTGACCGTGGCCACCGACCGCCAGGCGGTGTTCAACGCCGCCGGCCAGCACCTGGACGGTTGGCAGGACATGCAGGTGTGCCTGCTGGAGCGCAATGTCGAAGGCCAGTTGCAGGTGGCCAGCGGCGAAGCTCATGCCTTCAGCGATAACGAACGCGCCGCCGCAGAATGGGCGTGGCAGCACGGCCAGGCCGCCGGTCATGGCAGCGACACCCTGCCCAATGGCCGCTGGTGGTGGTGGCCGCTGGCGGTGGATGAACAGCCCCTGGCATTGCTCGGGGTGCGCCCACGTTCCGGCCAGCCGCTCAGCGACCCGCGCCGGCGCCTGCTCACTGCCCTTGGTCAGCCACTGGCCCAGGCCTTGGCCCGCGCGCGCCTGGCCGAACAGCTGGAGGCCGCGCGCCTGCATGGTGAAACCGAGCAGCTGCGCAGCGCCTTGCTCGCGTCCGTTTCCCATGACTTGCGCACCCCGCTGACCGCCATGCGCGGCAGCATCGACAGCCTGCTGGCGTTGGGCGAGGCGATCCCCACCGCCGACCGCCGCGAACTGCTGGAGGGTACCCGCAACGAGGCCGAACGCCTCGACCGCTACATCCAGAACCTGCTCGACATGACCCGCCTGGGCCACGGCGGCCTCAAACTGGCCCGCGACTGGGTGGCCCCGGCCGATATCGTCGGCAGCGCGCTCAACCGCCTGCGCGCGGTGCTGGCGCCGCTGCGGGTGCACACCGACGTGCCGGCCGAGCTGCCGTTGCTCTTCGTGCATGCGGCGTTGATCGAGCAGGCGCTGGTCAACGTGCTGGAAAATGCCGCGCGCTTCTCGCCAGCCAATGGCCGGCTGGAGCTGCAGGTGTCGGTGCAGGACGCCCGGTTGTGCTTTGCCGTCAGCGACCAGGGCCCCGGCATTCCCGTGGATGATCGCGAGAAGATCTTCGACATGTTCTACACCGCCGCTCGCGGCGACCGCGGTGGGCAGGGCACCGGCCTGGGCCTGGCGATCTGCCAGGGCATGATCGGTGCCCATGGCGGGCAGATCCTGGTGGGTGAAGGCATCGATGGCCAGGGCACCAGCATCACTTTATGCTTGCCGCTGCCTCCTCAACCTGAAACCGAAAGCGAAACCCCATGA